The Macellibacteroides fermentans genome contains the following window.
TGAATCCGGATACGGTGCTGTTGAATGATGCGGTTTCTATTTTGGCCACCTACCTCGATACAACACCTTCGGTTGCTCTTTGTGGAGGAAACCTGTATACGCCCGACGAGCACCCCAACGGATCCTATAGTCTGTTCACCCATTCGGTGCTAAGGGAAATCTGTATTGCACTCAATATACCTTATTCCGATAAAGGAGAATATTTCAATACCGGACACAGTAAACCGGTAGGGACCATCTGTGGGGCCGATATGATGATAAAGAGAACGGTGTTTGAGAAAGTAGGGAGGTTTAATGAAATCTTTTTCATGTACTATGAGGAACCTGATCTGTGCAGCCGGATCAAGAAGGCCGGTTTTGCGGTTCATTCGGTTCCTGAAGCCAGAATAATTCACTTTGAAGGAGGGGCAACCCACCTGAACACGGTATTCGACAAACCATCCAAATTCTTTTTCATAAGCAGTCAGCTTGCCTATTCGAAGCTGCATCTGAAGCTTCTTTATCCGGTTCTATGGGCCATTCACTTCGGGAAGTCGGCTTTAGCCTATTCGGTCTACTCACTTAAGAAGAACCAACGACGAAAAGTATATTGGCTCAACTATCTATTCACCGTCTGCGGAAAGCCTTTACCGGCTTGTGCATCCAAGTAACGCCTGTATGGAACGTAAACGAACGCTGTTATTTCCGATTGTCGATTTTCAGGAGATTAATTTGGGGAAAGACGTATTTCTCACGCCTTATTATCTGGGGAAAAAGCATAATCTGGAAGTCCGGATTGTGTATCCCTTATCCGAAAATAACAACCATCTGCCGGCGGAGTACAGAGGTGTAGAACTGATTCCTTTACCGTTCAAAAGCAATTACTCTTCCTTTTCCTTTAAGGGTGAGTGGTATTTTCTCTACTATATTTTGAGGCATGCCCGGGAAACGGATGTGCTGATGCGGTTTCATTTTTCGGTTCAGACCGGACTGATCGGATTAATCTACAAGATGCTGAATCCGAATGGGGTATTTTATATCAAAGGAGACGGTTACGGATTGTTCACCTCCCTGTTTCGCAAAGAGAATTCGCTTCTGATGAAGGCTAAGAATTTCCTTATCCGTAAGGCGATGCATTTCACCTGCGGGTTGGCCGACCTGATTTCGGTTGAGACTCCGTCGTTGTTTGATTATCTGCGTACTGAACTTCCTGCAAGGATGAATGATAAAGTGGTGTTGATGCTGAACGGATTTGATGAAGAATATTGCCGGGAGCTGCAGATTAAAAGACGTTCACTGCCAGAAAAGGAGAATATTATGCTGGCCGTGGGACGTATCGGTGCCCCCGATAAAAACAACGAACAGCTGCTGTATGCCTTGGAGAAGACAGACCTGAAGGACTGGAAGGTTGTCTTTGTGGGACCGGTGGAAAACCGTACACACGATTTCAGGCAGACGATCGACGAATTTTATAAACGGAATCCGCACCTCACGGAGAAGGTTTTGTTTCCGGGAGCTGTTTACGATAAAAAAGAGTTGTGGGAATGGTATAACAGAGCCAAAGTATTTGTGCATACCTCCCCAAAAGAATCTTTTGGCATTGTTTTGAGCGAGGCTTTTTATTTCGACAATTATATTTTATCTACATCGGTCGGAATCGCAAGTTATTTAATTAACTTTGGCTACGGCGAATTGGTGAATCATAACGATGTAGAGGGATTAGCATCCAAACTGCAGGAGGTGATAGACGGAAAGACAGACCTGGAGGAGCGTCTTAGCTCACGCACCATGGATAATGATGCCTTTACGCTGAAAAAGGAGATAGATAAATTGGGAAATCTTTTCCCGAAAACGGCTAAATAAAGGAGACGATGTACAATATTCCCATTTTGTTTTTAATATTTTGCAGACCGGATACCACCGAACAGGTTTTTGAACAGATACGGGCAATCAAGCCTGCCCGGTTGTATGTAGCGGCCGATGCTCCCAGAGCAGGGCGCCCCGATGAGGCGGAAAGGGCGGCGCAGGCAAGAGCCATTACGGAGAAGGTGGACTGGCCATGTGAGGTGAAGACGCTGTACCGCGAACAAAACCTGGGATGCAAAAGGGCTGTCTCGGAAGCGATCAGCTGGTTTTTCGAACAGGAGGAATATGGCGTGATTCTGGAAGACGATTGTCTGCCTCACCCATCCTTTTTCCCCTATTGCGAAGAGCTGCTGTTGCGATATAAAGACGATCCGCGGATAGGCCATATCAGCGGGAATTGTTTCCTGCCTCAGGCCATATCGCCGGAACTGAGTTACGATTTCTGTTCCGTTACTCATATCTGGGGATGGGCAACGTGGCGCAGGGTATGGAAAAACTTCTCTCTCGATTTTCCTTTTTGGGAGGCCACAAAGAACAACCCGGACAAGCGTAAATCCCTTTTCCGTACCAAACGGGAGGAGATCTATTTCACCTCCTTTATTGAAGACACATTGGCAGACCGTTATGGTATAAGCGCATGGGATGTGCAGTATTACTTTATGCTGCGAACACAAAACCAGCTCTCCATCTACCCGTCGGTCAACCTGGTTACCAATATCGGACTCAATTCTGTTGGAGCCACACACGCTACCCGAAAAAAAGAAAAACAATTTGTATCTTCGCAACCCATCGCTTTACCACTCACCCATCCGGTGTATGTGATGGACAACAAAGACATTAATGAAGCGGCCGTAAAAGGGAGTTTCTTCTCTTACAAGCGGCTGGCAAGGTATTATTTGAATAAACTTACAAAATAATAAAAGAGGGCTAACGATTTGCAGGATATGAAAGTTCTGATTCTTTGTACTTCCGAAAACACAGGAGGCGCCGCAGTGGCAGCCAAACGACTGATGTATGCCCTGCATTCCATTGGAGTTGAGGCGAAGATGCTGGTCCGCGACAAGCAGACAGACGATTCCCATGTGTACTCTGTCAATACATCTTGGATTAGTACCAAGCTTAATTTCCTCCGGTTTGTAGCAGAGAGACTCCTTATATTTCTGTGTAACAAGTTTAGTAAAGAGAATCTTTTCCGCACTTCGATTGCAAATACCGGGAATGATTTGTCCCGTCATCCGTTGGTACAGGAGGCCGATGTGATTCACCTGCACTGGATAAATCAGGGCTTGCTTTCCATAGCGGATATACGCGGACTGATCCGATCCGGGAAAACCGTATTGTGGACAATGCACGATATGTGGGCCTTTACCGGAATTTGTCATTATTCGGGCAATTGCCTTAAATTTACGGAAAAATGTTTCAACTGTCCCCAGCAGCCTGCGCATCCCTTTGCCGATCTGTCGGCGCTGACCTGGGAGCAGAAAAAGAAGATACCGCAAGATAGGATAGTCTACGTAGGTTGCAGCAAATGGATTACAGAAACTGCCCGTCACAGCGAATTAGTATCGGGAGCCCAGATTACATGGGTTCCTAATCCCATTGATACAACCCGGTATTATCCGGTTGACCGGATTGAAGCCAGAACCCATTTCAATCTGGATGCAGATAAAATCTATCTGTTGTTCGGTGCCGCCAAGCTTACGGACGAACGTAAGGGCGCTGCTTACCTGAAGGAGGCCTGCCGGATACTGAAAGAGAAACATCCTGAATTGGACTACCGCATCGAGCTTTTGCTGATGGGCAAGGCACAGGAGGATATTCTCGGCTATTTTCCCTATCCCACACGCTCATTCGGTTATCTGAGTTCAGAATCAGAGCTGGTCAAGGCCTATTCGGCTGCAACCCTGTTTGTGATTCCGTCGTTGGAGGACAACCTGCCCAACTCCATCATGGAGTCCATGGCTTGCGGAACCCCGTGTGTTGGTTTCCGCAACGGAGGTATCCCCGAAATGATCGATCATAAGGAGAACGGCTATGTGGCCGATTACCTGGATGCCGAGGATCTGGCCAGGGGAATATATTGGACGATAGCCGCATCCGGAGATGAGGCAATACGGGATGCCTGTGTGGAGAGAGTGAAAGTCCACTACAATCAGCAGCAAATTGCCCGACGATATTATCAATTATATGAAGACGCATCCAAGCGGATTCAAACAATGAAAGAAAGATGATACAACCCCTTTTTTCCATCATAACGGTTACTTATAATGCAGAACAATGGCTGGAACGGACCATCCTGAGTGTTCTGAGTCAGTCGTATCCCCATATAGAGTACATTCTGATAGACGGGGCATCGACAGATGGCACCCTCGAGATAGCCAACCGCTATGCATCCGGAATTACATGCCTGCTAAGCGAACCCGACAAAGGGTTGTACGATGCCATGAATAAAGGCTTGCACAAAGCAACGGGCGATTACGTTTGGTTTCTCAATGCCGGAGATACATTGCCTACGGCAGATACGATTTACCGTATGGTGAAACGATTGGATAAACGGGGTATCTATCCGGATGTGCTGTATGGAGAAACCAACCTGGTGGATGCGGAGGGCCGCAGCCTGGGAGCACGGCGCCTGAAAGCCCCAAAGAAGCTAACATGGAAAAGTTTTCGTATGGGTATGCTGGTCTGCCACCAGTCGTTTCTCGTAAAACGTGAGCTGGCGCCCGATTACGACTTGAATTACCGTCTGGTAGCCGATTACGACTGGTGTTTACGATGCCTGAAGCGTTCGAATA
Protein-coding sequences here:
- a CDS encoding glycosyltransferase family 2 protein gives rise to the protein MNNTCSSLLYTVSVIIVNYNTRDYLDNCLRSLFACTKGVLFEVIVIDNASSDDSVRMVKDSYPSVTVIESDRNLGFGAANNRAFDEAKGKYIFFLNPDTVLLNDAVSILATYLDTTPSVALCGGNLYTPDEHPNGSYSLFTHSVLREICIALNIPYSDKGEYFNTGHSKPVGTICGADMMIKRTVFEKVGRFNEIFFMYYEEPDLCSRIKKAGFAVHSVPEARIIHFEGGATHLNTVFDKPSKFFFISSQLAYSKLHLKLLYPVLWAIHFGKSALAYSVYSLKKNQRRKVYWLNYLFTVCGKPLPACASK
- a CDS encoding glycosyltransferase family 4 protein translates to MERKRTLLFPIVDFQEINLGKDVFLTPYYLGKKHNLEVRIVYPLSENNNHLPAEYRGVELIPLPFKSNYSSFSFKGEWYFLYYILRHARETDVLMRFHFSVQTGLIGLIYKMLNPNGVFYIKGDGYGLFTSLFRKENSLLMKAKNFLIRKAMHFTCGLADLISVETPSLFDYLRTELPARMNDKVVLMLNGFDEEYCRELQIKRRSLPEKENIMLAVGRIGAPDKNNEQLLYALEKTDLKDWKVVFVGPVENRTHDFRQTIDEFYKRNPHLTEKVLFPGAVYDKKELWEWYNRAKVFVHTSPKESFGIVLSEAFYFDNYILSTSVGIASYLINFGYGELVNHNDVEGLASKLQEVIDGKTDLEERLSSRTMDNDAFTLKKEIDKLGNLFPKTAK
- a CDS encoding glycosyltransferase — protein: MKVLILCTSENTGGAAVAAKRLMYALHSIGVEAKMLVRDKQTDDSHVYSVNTSWISTKLNFLRFVAERLLIFLCNKFSKENLFRTSIANTGNDLSRHPLVQEADVIHLHWINQGLLSIADIRGLIRSGKTVLWTMHDMWAFTGICHYSGNCLKFTEKCFNCPQQPAHPFADLSALTWEQKKKIPQDRIVYVGCSKWITETARHSELVSGAQITWVPNPIDTTRYYPVDRIEARTHFNLDADKIYLLFGAAKLTDERKGAAYLKEACRILKEKHPELDYRIELLLMGKAQEDILGYFPYPTRSFGYLSSESELVKAYSAATLFVIPSLEDNLPNSIMESMACGTPCVGFRNGGIPEMIDHKENGYVADYLDAEDLARGIYWTIAASGDEAIRDACVERVKVHYNQQQIARRYYQLYEDASKRIQTMKER
- a CDS encoding glycosyltransferase family 2 protein; this encodes MIQPLFSIITVTYNAEQWLERTILSVLSQSYPHIEYILIDGASTDGTLEIANRYASGITCLLSEPDKGLYDAMNKGLHKATGDYVWFLNAGDTLPTADTIYRMVKRLDKRGIYPDVLYGETNLVDAEGRSLGARRLKAPKKLTWKSFRMGMLVCHQSFLVKRELAPDYDLNYRLVADYDWCLRCLKRSNTIHHTHMILSNFLEAGMSTVNRKASLKERYEIMCRYYGKLPVILLHGWFAVRFYFAKWVKGRV